CAAAAGTGATTGAAGCCCTTGAAACTAAAGGGTTTCATAACTGTACGCCCATTCAGGCTCTCGCACTGCCGCTGACGCTGGCAGGTCGTGACGTTGCAGGGCAGGCGCAAACCGGTACTGGCAAAACGATGGCGTTTTTAACGTCAACGTTTCATTATTTACTTTCTCACCCAGCGATTGCTGACCGCAAAGTTAACCAGCCGCGCGCGCTCATTATGGCCCCGACGCGAGAACTGGCGGTACAGATCCATGCAGACGCTGAACCGCTAGCCCAAGCCACCGGCCTGAAACTCGGCTTGGCTTATGGCGGCGACGGTTATGATAAGCAGTTGAAAGTGCTGGAAAGCGGTGTGGATATTCTGATCGGTACAACCGGTCGTCTTATCGACTACGCCAAGCAAAACCACATTAACCTGGGCGCAATTCAGGTCGTGGTGCTGGATGAAGCCGATCGTATGTACGATCTGGGCTTTATCAAAGATATCCGTTGGTTGTTCCGTCGTATGCCGCCGGCAAACCAGCGCCTGAACATGCTGTTCTCTGCAACCCTTTCCTGGCGCGTTCGCGAACTGGCGTTCGAACAAATGAACAACGCTGAGTACGTGGAAGTCGAGCCGGAACAGAAAACCGGTCATCGCATTAAAGAAGAGCTCTTCTACCCTTCCAACGAAGAGAAAATGCGTCTGCTGCAAACGTTGATCGAAGAAGAGTGGCCAGACCGTGCCATCATCTTTGCCAATACCAAGCACCGCTGTGAAGATATCTGGGGCCATCTGGCTGCAGATGGACATCGCGTAGGCCTCCTGACTGGCGACGTTGCGCAGAAAAAACGTCTGCGTATTCTGGAAGAATTTACCCGTGGCGATCTGGATATTCTCGTCGCAACAGACGTTGCTGCGCGTGGCCTGCATATTCCTGCAGTAACACACGTCTTCAACTACGATCTGCCGGATGACTGCGAAGATTACGTACACCGTATTGGTCGTACCGGTCGTGCTGGCGCGAGCGGGCACTCCATCAGCCTGGCATGTGAAGAATATGCGCTGAATCTGCCCGCTATCGAGACATACATCGGTCACTCTATCCCGGTGAGCAAATACAACCAGGAAGCGCTGTTAAGCGAACTGCCGCCGCCGAAGCGCCTTACCCGCGCCCGCTCCGGCAATGGTCCGCGCCGCTCCGGTG
This sequence is a window from Enterobacter sp. RHBSTW-00994. Protein-coding genes within it:
- the rhlB gene encoding ATP-dependent RNA helicase RhlB is translated as MSKTHLTEQKFSDFALHAKVIEALETKGFHNCTPIQALALPLTLAGRDVAGQAQTGTGKTMAFLTSTFHYLLSHPAIADRKVNQPRALIMAPTRELAVQIHADAEPLAQATGLKLGLAYGGDGYDKQLKVLESGVDILIGTTGRLIDYAKQNHINLGAIQVVVLDEADRMYDLGFIKDIRWLFRRMPPANQRLNMLFSATLSWRVRELAFEQMNNAEYVEVEPEQKTGHRIKEELFYPSNEEKMRLLQTLIEEEWPDRAIIFANTKHRCEDIWGHLAADGHRVGLLTGDVAQKKRLRILEEFTRGDLDILVATDVAARGLHIPAVTHVFNYDLPDDCEDYVHRIGRTGRAGASGHSISLACEEYALNLPAIETYIGHSIPVSKYNQEALLSELPPPKRLTRARSGNGPRRSGAPRNRRRSG